The Aythya fuligula isolate bAytFul2 chromosome 5, bAytFul2.pri, whole genome shotgun sequence sequence CCGCCCGGCCAACGTCGCCAGGAAGTTTGCCAGCATCGCCAGGAGCCAGGTGCGGAAGAAGCGCCAGATGGCAGCCCGGGAGAAGAAGGTCACCCGGACCATATTTGCCATCCTGCTGGCCTTCATACTCACCTGGACTCCATACAACGTCATGGTCCTCATTAACACCTTCTGCCAGACCTGCGTTCCCGAAACGGTGTGGTCCATCGGCTACTGGCTCTGCTACGTCAACAGCACCATCAACCCGGCCTGCTACGCCCTCTGCAACGCCACCTTCAAGAAAACCTTCAAGCATCTCCTCATGTGCCAGTACAGGAACATTGGCACGGCCAGATAAGCTGGCACTCAGGGACCACTTCAGCCAAGTTACGGCGGGCCTCCCCTTTGTCTCCTTTGCCCCGAGGAGAGACAGAGGTGGGGGGTCCTCTGCTCCCCACTCACAGAAGTGCAGACTGTGAAGTGCTTGCAGGTGATGCCCTTCAACGCTGACGAAGGCCCATggcactgctgggctgcagctcctccagtcACCCCGGGCCCAGGGACTCGCTGGGGGAGCCAGAGAGAGAGCTGGAGGTGAGATGAGACCAGGAGGGGTGGTTGCCAGGAGCCCTCCCAGCCCTTGAAATGTTGGCCGAAGGGCATCAGTGCTTCTCATCAGACTGGGTGCCTCTTCCGACCACCTCCCAGGCCTCAGAGCTTGTTTGCACGCAGGCGGCCCAGCGCCAGATGCTTTCGATAGGCTTGTAGACCATTTATTGCCCAAGACGAAAAGAAACAGGGGGCCAAACTTGCCAGCCACTTCGGACCAGGCTGGCTTGCGTGTGCTGACAGAAAGCCCTTCTGGCCCATCCAGGCCCTCTCCTGAGGAGGTCAAGGTTGTGCCGTAGCAGCTGTGCCGagctcccctcctcccccccaatCTCACATCCTGACCCAGGGACCTGTGGGGAAAGCATGGGGCACGACCCAGGGACGTGTGGGGAAGGTGTGGGGCACCTGTCCCACCGGTGGTGGCCCGCGTGCACCCCAGGGAGGACGGAGGAGCTGGCCGCTGAGCTTTGTACATGGATGTAACCCCACGGCTGCTGCCGTCGCGGAGTCCTCAGCATGCGGGgtcccccagccccgtcccagcCCAAACCCCGTCATGCCAATGCCCCGCTTCTCCCAAGGCCGGGGCTCTGCCGAAATGTGGGGGCACGGCCGTGTCCGTGCGTCTGTCCTGTCCCCAGGGCGACGCCGTGCGACCTGGAGATGGGCTGCCCCGGCTGGGTGGGGACCCCCTCACTGCCTTTAGGATAACCGACATAGCGTGTCACTACAGTGCCCAGCGGGTTGGTTTGGGGTGTTCTGAGAAGTGTGACAACGacggctgccccccccccagcaaaTAAAGACCTCGGACCAGAAACCAAAGGCCATCGGTTGAGGAGTCCATGTGGCGTCACCTGGTTGCTGTCCCCAGCATCCCGTGGGGATGGTGAGAGCAGACGATGGTCCCTGGGGACCTCCCTGTGGCCACGTTTGCTTTTGTCACAGAAAGAGCAtgggtgggagcaggggagaGGGGTGGCAGGCAGCCCAAAGTGCTGTTGAGATGGGGTGCTGGCACAGGGCACGTGTGTGTGGCACCCAGGCCACTGTCCCCAGCCACCCAGTGACTTCTCTGCTCGCTGGTCCTGGGGGGTGCCCCATGCTGGTGCTGGCCCCTCCGAAGGTGTTTGCAGCCTCACCCCGAGTGGAGGATGGAtgtggtggctgcagggctggtttcCCTTCTTCTGGGGGACCCCACAGGGATGAGAGGCGATTCTGattcatggatttttttaaaaagatttttattggAAAAGAAACCGAACCCCATTTTCCAAAAGACACAAGAGTGCCCACCTGgcgctggtgctggtgctggcatGGCGCAAGTCGAGGCGACGTGCAGAGGGGACACGGTGGCCACCAGGCTGGTGGCACCTTCCCGAGGTGGGCACGCCTGCTCTCGACTAGAGTAGCGGTTAAACAAGGCATCTCCGTGAaaggggaggtggtggggagaggagagggaggaggaggaggaggaggaggaaggctggagCATGGCTCGCTGCAGTGGGGAGAGGTGCACATGTCCAGGGGCCGACGAGGACGCCGGCGTCCCGCTCTAGTCCTTCCCCTTGCCCTTCTTTGCTGCAGCCGATGACCATGGGAGACAGGCGTTAGCACGGCTGCTGGCAGACCCCCGCTGCCCCAAaacagcccccccagccccaagagCCACTGCCTGGGGCCGGGTGGGAGGCTGAGGACTCACCTTTGGACTTGGATTTCATCTTGGAGGCACAGGGCTTGCTCACGTAGACGATCTCCTCGCACTGGGCGTTGTACAGGGCTTTCTTTAGGATGCCCGAGCGAGTTTTCACGCCCGTCTGCGCGCTGCACCCTCCCCAGCTCTCAAACTTGTACTTGCAGTCGGCTGCGAGAGGCAAGAGGCAAGAGGTGTTACGGACGTGCAGCACCCggcgcagcccccagccaccccccggccgcccccgcaCCTCCgaatttcttcttccagttgCAGGGGATCTTGCACTTGAGCTTCTTGCTCTCGTCCCCACAGGTCCCCTCACGGTAGCCCAAGCCGCAGTCCTTGCTGTTGGGGACGCAGGGCCCCCAGCGCCAGTCCTGGCACTCGGAGCCATCCTTCTTCACCTTGTCTGCAAGACAGGGAGCGGGTGGGAGTGGTGGGAGCGTGCCCCAGacccccccacatccccccagGCTCCCCCTCACCTTTCTTGGCTTTGCCAGCCTCGGTGgtgacagccagcagcagcagcgccaggaggaggaggaggccccggggctgcatcctgcctggggaaggagggatgggggggacgGTGGGGACCCCGTGCCACACGGCCCCGCAGTGCTCAGCGGCTCTCATCCAGCACCAAGGAACGCCAGGGCCAGAGCCTGTGGCTGCCATGGTGCCTTACCCCGGCTCCCAAGGAATCCGGGGATGGGAGAAACAATCCCAGCAaaagcagccccctgccatggggggGCCGGGGAGCTGAGCCAGCAGATCTCACACACAAGTGCACGCAGTGTGCGAGCTCGCCGGAGCGATTTAGCAGGAGCGCTGCGCCCACTGCTGGCTCTACAGCCCTCAGCACATCGCCCATGCACCAGGCATGTGCACCAGGCGTGTGAttgagtgtgtgtgtgcgtgtgtgtgtgtgtacacaacGGCAGGGCGAGCccttcctggcagcagcaccgTGGGCTGGGGGACCGATGCCTGCTGGAGAGCGGCGCCCGCGTTAGGCAGGCTCCAGCGCCCTCGCCTCCGTGCGCCCGCCGCTGGCTTCGCTCTGAATGGAGCTGTCAGGGGGGATTACACAGCCCGGCTGGATGAAGGCTGGGAACCGTCCTGCCCAGCACGGCCCTGCTGCCTTCGGAGGGGACGAGGGCTCAGCCCACAAGCCTGATTTcggagggcagggctggggctgagctgctcctgccccgctTGCTGCTTGGTCCCCTGGGGCGGCGCTGGCACCCGCACGATGCACGGCGTCGCCCGATGCTCGGTGTTTGGTGCTCTGTAACTTCTTCCCTCCGCCACAGAGCACTTCCCTTGGTGTCTGCGCCCTCTGGCActgtccctgctcagccccctccTCAGCCGTGGGCGCCCCTGGGTCCCCAAGGCGTGGGGACCCCATGCAGGGTGCGCAGGGACCCTCATCCTCAAGCGATCATGGATAAAAGGCAGGGCAGCTTTCCGCCCgctttcccctccttccccctgcccgCTGCTCACCCAAAGGGCTGTCCCCgcttcccctccctgctccggGTGCCCTGACCCTAAACCAGAGCCCAAACCCCCCCGGCGATGCTGGGAGAGGCTCCCCAGCACCGGGGCCGAGCTCCTCCTCGGCTGGGCAGCGGGGGGGTGGGCACAGGGGACAGGACCCCTCTGTCCCCACAGCACCAGGACCGGGCACTTTGGGGACAAGGGGGGCTTTCTGCCCCATCCCCCGACCCCCTGAAGCCGAAGGGAGCACCCAGCGCCCCCCACGCCCCTTCCCCACCCTCGGGcacccccgtcccctccccaaGCGTGTGCGCGGGGGGCTAAGATCCAGCACCCCCCACGCCTCCCCTCTTGCTCCGAGACCCTCGCAGCTGCTCCCTCACCCCATAACCCCCCTTCTCCCGCCCCCcgggggatggggatggggtttggggggcCGGGGCACCCCGTCGGGGCCGCACTCACCTGGGGCGCGGAGCGGCGCCGCTGCCTTTGTGTGGCGGCCGCGTGCGGAGCCGCCGCGCAGCGCTGCACAGCGGCCCCTGACGTCGGGCTCGGCCGGCAGAGAAAGGTGGGCTCGGCCCCAAATTTTGGCAGGCTCCTCCcctgtgtgtgtccccccccccacccgccTCTAACCCCCGGGCACGGCCAGGCACAAAAGGGGGCGGCCCCCGGGGtggagggggctggagggggatGCTCAGCCCCGAGGGGGCGGCTCCGAGCCCCCAAATGGGGAGGGGGTCCCCATATCCCTTGTCCCTTGTCCCTTGTCCCCCTGGCCGGGCGCTGTAGGGTGGCTGAACGGGGGGCGAGCTGGTGCTGCTCGCTCTGGGGCTCCGAGCCCCCTTTGGTGATGCCCCCACAACCCCGGGGCTCGATGGGGCAAAGGGACAGCCCCGTGTCCCTACCTTgtgcctccttccctctcctggtGACTTCTGCCACCCACGGACGGACCCGCCACCATCTCTGTCCCCATGGGAGAGCAGGGGTAGGGGCTGAGCCGAGGCTCCCCTCACATTACCCATCAGGAGAACAGGGCTGTGGTGGGGAGCCAGGCTATTTTCCCCCCCCGGAGccagcaggaaggctgctgagagcagggcaCTGCTTCCCATGAgctttttctctcactttccaAGAGCGCCACACTCAACTTGCACGCTGTGGGCTGgttgctgggggctgcaggggcaggagggctggcagagcccccagggctgctgtgggaTCGGTGGGGCACACACACCAGGATGGGTTACGGGGCTGCGATGAGCAAACCAGAGCCACGTAGAGCTGGGAAGAGCCGGCAGCAGGGTGAGCACCGCTGGTTGCCTTCAGCCTGCCCTGGACAGGAGCCAAAGAGCCCCTTGGAGCCCCCAGCGTGGTGCTGCCCAAGGTAGGGCGCAGCTCTGGGCAAAGTCCCCCCCGTTTTCAGACGGGGCCGCGCTCGGTCCCTGCCGGGCCCTTTCTGCGGGATGCAGGGGAAGCGGCTCCTGCGGCTCAAATCAGAAGCAGAAGGCAGCGCTTGCAGAAAGGGGCCTCATAccaagggaaggagggaagggaaggaaagtgAGCGTGACAAACCCAGGTGCATTTCCCCACCACTTTTCTAGGGCTTTTTACCCCCTTAACACCATCACAAGGCAACTCGCGGCGTGCTGGCGGCACGTTTTCcacccccagcacaaaaagccTGCTCCTTGGGGCACCGTGACCGCACGCTGCAGCGGTGCCAGCGCGGGGACATGGCTACGTGTGAGGGGAAAGCTCCTCACTGGGGCGTGGGTGAGGCGAGAGCACCGCCGGCACAGGCGGCGATTTACACAGCCCTCACTCCGGGCTGGCAGGGTCCCCGTGGGCGCTCACACACACCCCATGCGTGCTGCCCACACCGGGAACTGCTCCTCTCCCCCACCATAAACCCGACACCGGGGCGTCTGGAAAACCCATTGCCATGGTTACTGGCAGCCCTCGCTGCGGAGACGCGGGCCGAGCGCCAGCAGGCCGGCACCGCGCGCGGCTGGGCCCCGGGCAGGGCCTGGCACCCACGGGTCCCTCTGGCAGCTCCCGGGCTGCAGCCAGAGGGAGGGGGGCTTTGTGGGGCAGGGACGATGTGGTGGGGACGGAGAAGGGGCCGTGGTGGTGCCAGGCAGGCGGCCAGGCTGCCTTGTGAAGCTGACTTGAAGGTACGGGCCCGCAGCCCGCGcctgcctccagctccctcGCCGGGCCCGGCGGGCTCGATTACCTCCCCTCTGCGAAGGGAGCTCTGCGGGAGGGATGGTGTTGGCCACAGGCATCCCGACGCGTCAGCggctgggctggaggcagaAGCCTTCCTAATCCCCTCCTTTTGTAACCAGATAGCAGTCCTCCTGCTGCGGCTAATCCCCAACCTCGCAATGCTGCCCCAGTGCCCGGCGCTGGAAGCAGGAGCCCCCCTGTGAGGCTGGGGATGGACAGGAAGGCAGACTCGTACCCCGTGGAGCAGGCGGACAGCTTGCCACAAAGAAGGGccctgcaggaggtgctggaggtgggatgctgctgctgtaacCCATCaagagctgtgcagctgctaAAGGGCAAGGCGTGATCATGGGACTGCTGCCTCCCGGGGGCCCAGAGCAGcgtgagcagggcaggggcaggagctggcagctcctggcacacTTCTCAGCTCTCCTGCATCACTTGGTGGGTCTTCTCCCTGTTCCACGCGATGCTGAATAGCAATGGGATGTGGGACAGAAGACCTGGGGTCAGTCCTTGCTCAGTGCCAGCCGTCACCCACGCCTTgcccactgcagcagcaattAAAGGAGGGAGGAATTAAAACATCCAACTCTTTATTTCAATGGCAAGAAACAACAACATCCAAACAGTCAAAGTTGAAAAGCAACAGGAGCGCAGGCTCATGCCAGGCCCTGGGCCTGCTAGAGCCGGCACCCTTACAGAGTTACAAAAATACAGTCCTACGACAGCATCTGGGAAACACAGAACCAGGTATTGCACAGATCCCCTGCCCTCCGCGGGCAGGGCTACAAACACCCCCTCCGCCTCTGCCTAAGAAACCAGCCAGACGTGGAATTGCACAGCAACTCGGCTCACGCACGCAGGGGCCCGGCGGGGAGGGGGACAGTGTGTCTCTGAACTACCTGTACAAAAACTAAAGGGACATACAAaactggggaggaagggggaagctGGGGCTGTAAATGCCCCCAGaccaggctgggaggcagcagcttgCACCTTTGAGAAGATGACAGTGCCTTGTCTGTCTGCAGCCAGCGAGCAGCACTGGTGGgaactcctggcactgctggagcATCACGGTCAGGACAAGGATATTGACTGCTGATTCTGCTGCTGAACCCCAACACCAGCCTCACGCACTGCCCTGGCCCAGCTTCCCCCCATACTCGAGGGTAACTCTGCCCCCCAACCTGAAGCCTGAACAGCATTGTGGTTCTCTGTGGTATCGTGACACGTTCGTTCTTTTTGGTATTGGTGCTGTGGGGGGATGCAGAGGGTGTCAGCCGGCACcgtgcagcagccacagctgggtGTGAGCGCACggtggggcagccccagcctcctctcctgGTACTCAACCTGCCAGCAGCAACCTGCACCTGACTGAACACACCAAGCAGATCCACAACGCactcagctgcctgctctcctcccctgctgccacctctgcatCCCagagactgctgctgctgctgcaaaagctgctgcaggggctgctctgctaCCCCTGGgctcacagctgctgcagggcagacGGTGCCTCGTGCCCCGTGGCAGGTGGTACCCAAAATGCCAGCCCAGCACATGCGGGACTCAGGGCCGGGGTCCCCGATGCTTCCTACGCATCCAAACCCCTCGTTCTGCTAAAACCCTGGAGGTAGGCTGGCCGCCTGCCCAGGGAGCTTGTGTCTGGGCAGGGCAGCCTCCCAGGTTTTCCCTGCGAAGTCCTGGGTCCCGTTTGCGGGGCTGGCAGAAGTCATGCTCAGAGGATGCACACCCACAGGCTGGGGGCGCGGGGGGAATCCCTGAGAGCAGCACAGACCCCAGCACCAAAGGCACCCAGGAGGGCAGCGGCTGCCAGGCTTCCAGCTGTGCTAGTCCCAGGAGCCCTGAGGAAGGGGTGGGTGCACGTCCCCTAATGCCAGGGACCTTCCTCCTGCCACAGAGAGCCGGGGCAGtcccaaagcagcaggagggacGAGGACTCAGAGGCCACAAGTCGCAGAGCTTCCCTCGGGGCAAGGTTTTAGGCTCACAGCCCCTGTGCAGGCAacgctgctgcctgcctgcacctcccgtggctgctggggaggagagcaggaagggGCCGTGAACCGAGTGAAGCGGCTAATGGGGGGCACTGCCGGCAGGGAGAGGGCTGAGCAGGGACATCCCACGTGGGTCACAGCTGAGGACCTGCCGGGGGCACTGGCAGCGTTCCCCTGTGCAAAGGTGACGGGCGGCTCCATCCCTGCCGGCCCCAGTGGGGTTTGGGAAGGAGCCCATCCAGAGCAGGGAACGTGGTGGATGAGAGGCAAAGGGGGACACACAAAGAGCCGGGCTTCAAGTCCCAAATACCCACTGTCCTCAAACAGagtcccagcccagcctggagcagagctctgctgtctccatctcctcctccgAGGCTGACACCCAGGGAGGGCTGGGCCAGACTCACAGCTCTGCCAGGTGCCGTCCTCTTCTCGTCCTGCCCGAGCTGGCTTGGGCTAAGGCACGCTGAGCACTACACAGCTGTCTCCTGGTCCTCCCGCTGGATCATCTGGTAGTGCTGTCGGTTCTCGAGGTAGGCAGCCAGGTCAGGGTCATTGGCTTTCTCTGCCCTGTGCTTGGGGGTGTCTCCCTGCGGGGGGGAGGCAACACGTCAGCACAAGGAGCACGGCCTAAAGGCAGTCTTGTGAGCCCTCCTGGCACCCTGAGATTCCCCCGTTAAAAAGGGGGCTCTGGatgggccctgcagccccacagccaaGCCCTGAGGCAGGCAGCACCCACTGCCCGTGTGCCTGCTACGGGGCAAAAGCGAGCTCCCGAGGAGCCCAGCTGAGCCGCGGGGCTGGAAGCCATCCCAAAAAGGGCCACGCACCCTACGTGTGGGAcaggaccaggaccaggaccagTCCCACCTCCACCAGCCCCGCAGAGGAGACAAAGGCTGCTCCCCGTGACCTGCTCTTCCCCGGCACTGcgcaggcaggcaggagagggTGAGGAATGAGGGGTATGTCTGGGGAATGCCCGGGAATACCAACCCCCCTTCCCTCTCGCAGCCTCACCAGCGCTCCCACTCCCGGAGGAGGCTCACATTTCACCAGCTTATTGCAGCCATCTGGACTGTGTCCACTAATGAACTCCCGCACTCCATAAAAAGCAAATCTGTTAACAGCTCGCCGCTACgtctcctctccccctccctccccctgctcctcgcTCCTTCTCGTTAAGCGCCCGGGCTCTGCGGTGCTGAACAAACCCTCTGCTGAGAAAGGCCACAGAAACCTGGCACGCTGCCGCTGCCATTGAAAAGCGGCCCCCGGAGGGAAGCACGGCTTGCCCAGCTCGTCCCGCGGCGCACAGCAGGGcacggggggctgcagggggcgCGGGGGCCCTCAGGACAACCTGCAGCTCCGTTGCTTCAGCACGAACAAAGGCCGGGCACAAGGAGCCTCTGCCCTGCGTGGGTACAGAAAGCTCGAGCCCACCCCGCCGTAAGGACAGAGCCACCACGGGGACAGCTCTGTTCTGGCTGCCAAGTGTGCAAGAGCCtattttgcacacacacacacacacacgggcaTGCCACAAGGTCCTGTGCAAGCAGGCGCtcgggcagggggctgggggctgttcTGTGCTTCACTGCTCGGGGGGCCTCCTCTCTGCATCGGCTGAATCCGAGCAGTCATTTAgcaaaggggggaaaaaaaaaaaaacaacaggaggaGGAATTGAGTTTCTCCCTCGTCCCCCTGCAGAAGCCTTGATCCGGCACTGCCTGCCCAGATCCACAGCCTGAAACTGGAGCTCGCAGGGCCCCTCTGCAGGGCCGGGCTGATGCATGCTACCTGATAAGGGCCAGCCTCCCTCTCCGCTGCAGGGGACGGATCAGGCTGTCTCCCAGCTGCGCTGCAGGTCTGACAAAGGGTCCTGCAGCGGGCTTTCTGCCGCGGCTAGCTCCTGCCTGTGCAGGCAGGCTGTAACCCGGGGGGCTACGCAAGGTCAGCGCCACGGAGCAGATGGGTCCCCAGGCAGCTACAAAGCCAGGCATGTGCTCACGCAGGCACACGCAAGCCCCGCGCCCCGGGGCAGGCGTCATTCCTGAGCCGGGCTCCTTTCTGTGCTGGCAGGTCTGGGGCTGCTCATCAGGCAGATACCTCAGCCTGCGCCCCTGCCCGAAGCACCGAGAAGGGCCGTGcctccccagctgccctctCCCGCTGGCTCTCCcctcagctgggcagcacctTCTCATCCTGTGGCTACCGGCCGAGCCCCCAGCGGGCCAGCCCCCCAGGAGGACTGATCGGTAGCCAGAGATTGTCTGTACAGCATCCCCCCGGCAGCTGGCAAAGGGGCTGCTCATTGTCTGAGGCAGCCCCCGAGCTCCACCAGCCCCAGTGAGCTTGCAGCCCCGGTCCGGCTCCTGGTTGCGGCCCCATGGGCTGCATTTTTTGGACGTGGCACCTCGTCTCCCCTGTCAGGTATGAGCACATCCCCTCCGCTGCCACGCCAGCCCCAGGAGCCTCACGTACCAAAACACCGCTTCAGcccccttcctgcagctcctctgcggGGGCTGGCACGAGTCCCTGGCACCAAGACACATCTCAATTAATCTGGCATGTGAAGGAGAGGGCCCCGACCGCCTGCTGACACTCTCTGCTTCACCCGAGGAGCTCCGAGCGCTCCCAGCCCGGCTCCGCGGggggagccctgcagctgggagggagctcGCCAGAGAGACTGTCCTCGCTGTGACCCCagagggtgggaagggggagacAGGGATGAGACATTCCAGCGCCTTGCTCCtaatttaataaaacaacagaGGGAGAAGCAAATGGGAGAaggggggggagaagagggatttaacccctctgctgctgggagccctgaatggctcctctcctcccagctctgcctttcccatgtgcaggctgcctgctggcaAAGACTCCAGCCAAAACGCTGCTGATCTCCTCCTCGGACAGCCCTGTgaggccctgctcctgccacgGTGCCCCCAGCaagccccttcccagccctctGCCATCACCTGCAGGTCCGTTTTCATCAGCGATGCCCCAGCCTCCACGATGTAGTGGCAGATCGTGCGCTGGCGTAACGCTGCAGCCTGGTGCAAGCTGGTCTCACCgctgaggggaaaaagggggagatgtgagaccttccccatcaacgTGACAAGACAGGACAAGCACTGCGTGTGAGGGATGTCCCTCGGGCTGCAGAAGGAGCTCATGGCGGGCTGCATGCTTGTCCgggcagccctggcagaggAGGGGATGCTGCTTGGGGATGGTTTGAGCAGGCTGGAAGCCTTGTCTGGGGATTACAGCGAGGACAGCGGGGCATGAGAAGGGCCTGGGTGACTCTAGTCATCGTGCAGGGGGTCCGGCCAACAAGGTAAAACGGGTCAGGAAACGACTTACTTCTCCTCCTCTGTGGCATCGAGGATTTCTGAAGGGGCTGTGGAGAGAAAGAGTGCAGGGCAAGTGAGACCCAgctgtggggcagagctgggcctACCCTGCTCCCCAGGCACACGCTGCCTCTGTCTGTAGGGGCTGCTATCTGCACCGCCTGCGAGGGGCTGGGCTCCCAAACACTCGGGCCAGCAACTGCATCTGACCCCAGCTGAGAGCAGGGAAGAAGAGTTGCTTGTGGTCTCATTACAGagaaatatctaaataaaaataaatcagcctgcatttcagcaggagctgccaaAAACAACAGGTCAGCTCCCCCGAAAGCAGAAGCGGGACACTGGGAAATTTTTCCCAGGGACATGCTGGGCCCAGCAAGGATGTGGTAACAGCCTGGGGGCACCCCAATACTTGCAGACAGAGGCTAAAGAAAGCCCGTGCCACAGTGGGAGGGTGTGATGAATCTGGAGGGACAGGATCCTGTGCCCAGGAGCACTCTGGCCACAGCAAGGCAGCCCCAGCTCACCGTTCTCGATGATGTATTTGACGATGTCCTTGCTCCCTGATTTGACAGCGTGGTGCAGGACGGTCCGGCCCGAGGAGTCTCGCACCATCAGGTCTTTTCCAGCCCGGTGCAGCTCTTGGAACTACGGGATTGCCAGAGAGCTCCAGGTGAGTTTCCATGCTCATCCATAACCCTCAAGCCCTGGCACTGCGTCCCTGGGGTACCCAGCAGGTTGTGTGGGTATTCGGTGCCGGGCAGGGAGCTTTGTCCAGCTCAGCCACGCTGCAAAGTCCCTTCCCTCCACGTTCCCCAGCTGAGGATCAGGGCTCCTTGCCAGCAGCCCGCCTGCTTTTCACCCCCTTGGGTGCTGCCTGGAGGAAGGGCCTcaacaggagctgctgcaggtcGGCAGTGATGTTCGGAGCCAGCCCTGGCTGTGTCGTGGCACACAGCCAAAGCACCCACCTTGCTGAAGTCGCCGCTCTTGGCAGCTTCTATCAGAAGGTCATCTGCAAAGAAGAGAGACGGG is a genomic window containing:
- the MDK gene encoding midkine — encoded protein: MQPRGLLLLLALLLLAVTTEAGKAKKDKVKKDGSECQDWRWGPCVPNSKDCGLGYREGTCGDESKKLKCKIPCNWKKKFGADCKYKFESWGGCSAQTGVKTRSGILKKALYNAQCEEIVYVSKPCASKMKSKSKAKKGKGKD